The following proteins come from a genomic window of Kitasatospora sp. NBC_01246:
- a CDS encoding sensor histidine kinase: MRLSTRIALSVTVLVPVVVLAAGLLLLGLVHRDLSHQQDAVLRVRAAAVLPNVRTLLAADSKGRPRAEQNQQRKVLDGALDSGVRLAGEDGAVLLAVGPQPDIPLPVGADAPATVRDGGRAWRVLSVRVDGAAPGTLWLVSPSSAVDPQVAAVRRRVLLVALLAAPVAGLLAFALAGRATASLRRLSARAAVLDPGSGATALAHTPSRVFEVDELSSALGLLLARYDEQAGRTAQALDTARSFSAAAAHELRTPLTAMRTNLEVLAAHPDLPAVERAEVVSELSQDRARLEELLTALRTLAGGDLVEVSAFSALDLGELVESAVAEAARRHPPAVIDVEAAPGIRVFGWEAGLRILLANLVGNAVVHGRPPGGGSARVTVRLRTGRGDAAVLTVDDTGPGVPPADRAAVLHRFHRRPDSPGAGLGLTLVAQQAALHRGTVVVGDAAATGGCRVEVRLPLLRPEAPTLRLPAQRDWISGDR, translated from the coding sequence GTGAGGCTCTCCACCCGGATCGCGCTCTCGGTGACCGTGCTCGTGCCGGTCGTCGTGCTGGCGGCGGGCCTGCTGCTGCTGGGGCTCGTCCACCGCGACCTCTCCCACCAGCAGGACGCGGTGCTGCGCGTGCGGGCCGCCGCGGTGCTGCCGAATGTGCGTACGCTGCTCGCCGCGGACAGCAAGGGCCGGCCCCGGGCCGAACAGAACCAGCAGCGCAAGGTCCTCGACGGTGCGCTGGACTCCGGCGTGCGGCTGGCCGGTGAGGACGGCGCGGTGCTGCTGGCGGTCGGCCCGCAGCCGGACATCCCGCTGCCGGTCGGCGCCGACGCGCCGGCCACCGTCCGGGACGGCGGCCGTGCGTGGCGGGTGCTGTCCGTCCGGGTGGACGGCGCGGCACCCGGCACGCTCTGGCTGGTGTCGCCGTCGTCCGCGGTGGATCCGCAGGTCGCGGCCGTGCGGCGGCGGGTGCTGCTGGTCGCGCTGCTGGCCGCACCGGTGGCGGGCCTGCTCGCGTTCGCCCTGGCGGGCCGGGCCACCGCCTCGCTGCGACGCCTGAGTGCCCGGGCCGCCGTGCTGGATCCGGGCAGCGGGGCGACGGCGCTCGCGCACACTCCGAGCCGGGTCTTCGAGGTCGACGAACTGTCCTCCGCACTGGGCCTGCTGCTGGCCCGCTACGACGAGCAGGCGGGCCGTACCGCGCAGGCCCTCGACACCGCGCGGTCGTTCTCGGCCGCGGCCGCGCACGAGTTGCGGACCCCGCTGACCGCGATGCGCACTAACCTGGAGGTCCTGGCCGCCCACCCCGACCTGCCGGCCGTCGAGCGGGCCGAGGTGGTCTCCGAGCTGTCGCAGGACCGTGCCCGGCTCGAGGAACTGCTCACGGCGCTGCGGACGCTGGCCGGCGGCGACCTGGTCGAGGTCTCGGCCTTCAGCGCCCTGGACCTGGGCGAGCTGGTCGAGAGCGCGGTCGCGGAGGCGGCGCGCCGCCATCCGCCGGCCGTGATCGACGTCGAGGCCGCGCCCGGGATCCGGGTGTTCGGCTGGGAGGCGGGCCTGCGGATCCTGCTCGCCAACCTGGTCGGCAACGCCGTGGTGCACGGCCGTCCGCCCGGCGGCGGGTCGGCCAGGGTCACGGTCCGGCTGCGAACGGGCCGCGGCGATGCGGCGGTGCTGACCGTCGACGACACCGGGCCGGGTGTGCCGCCGGCCGACCGGGCTGCGGTCCTCCACCGCTTCCACCGGCGCCCGGACAGCCCGGGGGCGGGCCTGGGGCTGACCCTGGTGGCCCAGCAGGCGGCGTTGCACCGCGGCACGGTGGTCGTCGGCGACGCGGCCGCGACAGGCGGCTGCCGGGTCGAGGTGCGGCTGCCGCTGCTGCGACCGGAGGCGCCGACCCTGCGACTGCCGGCCCAGCGGGACTGGATCTCCGGCGACCGGTGA
- a CDS encoding response regulator transcription factor translates to MSGAGGRVLVVDDDAAIRRSLERGLRLSGFAVQVASDGASALALMGGPTAPDVLVLDVSMPGLDGTGVCRALRAVGDETPVLMLSALDELADRVAGLQAGADDYLMKPFALEELVLRLRALLRRRPAPPPDVLRAGPLTLSPATRQAHWEETEIHLTRREFELLAQLVRNTGLVLSRDQLLDRVWGYDFEVRSDAVDTFVSYLRRKLEDGGRPRLVHTVRGVGFVLRLPADGGRP, encoded by the coding sequence ATGAGCGGCGCAGGCGGCCGGGTGCTGGTGGTGGACGACGACGCGGCGATCCGGCGGTCGCTGGAGCGCGGGCTGCGGCTGAGCGGCTTCGCCGTCCAGGTCGCGTCGGACGGTGCGAGCGCACTGGCCTTGATGGGCGGCCCGACGGCACCGGACGTCTTGGTGCTGGACGTCTCCATGCCCGGGCTCGACGGAACGGGCGTCTGCCGGGCGCTGCGGGCCGTCGGCGACGAGACCCCGGTGCTGATGCTCTCCGCCCTGGACGAGCTCGCCGACCGGGTCGCAGGCCTCCAGGCCGGGGCCGACGACTACCTGATGAAGCCCTTCGCGCTGGAGGAGCTGGTGCTGCGGCTGCGGGCGCTGCTGCGTCGGCGGCCGGCCCCGCCGCCCGACGTGCTGCGGGCCGGCCCGCTGACGCTCTCGCCCGCGACCCGCCAGGCGCACTGGGAGGAGACCGAGATCCACCTGACCCGGCGCGAGTTCGAACTGCTCGCCCAGCTCGTCCGCAACACCGGCCTCGTGCTCAGCCGCGACCAGCTGCTGGACCGGGTCTGGGGCTACGACTTCGAGGTGCGCAGCGATGCCGTCGACACCTTCGTCAGCTATCTGCGGCGCAAGCTGGAGGACGGGGGGCGGCCGCGTCTGGTGCACACGGTGCGCGGCGTCGGGTTCGTGCTGCGGCTGCCGGCCGACGGGGGGCGGCCGTGA
- a CDS encoding HAD family hydrolase: MIKGVMFDFSGTLFRIEPTAQWLRAVVTEAGYELAEGELALCADRLEAAGAQPGGPAPRRLPSELEVLWSERDLSAEKHRAAYTALTRQASLPYPELVDALYDRHRVPAAWRPYPDTEDTLKELRSRGIPVAVVSNIGWDLRPVFRDHGVERLVDAYVLSFEHGIQKPDPALFRAACDRLGLPPGDVLMVGDDRVADGGAAALGCPVHLVDPLPADRRPSALTAVLDLLD, translated from the coding sequence ATGATCAAGGGTGTCATGTTCGACTTCTCCGGGACGCTCTTCCGGATCGAGCCGACCGCGCAGTGGCTGCGAGCGGTGGTGACGGAGGCCGGGTACGAGCTGGCGGAGGGCGAACTCGCCCTCTGCGCGGACCGCCTGGAGGCGGCCGGGGCCCAGCCGGGAGGGCCCGCGCCGCGCCGTCTGCCCTCCGAGCTGGAGGTGCTGTGGAGTGAGCGGGACCTGAGCGCGGAGAAGCACCGCGCCGCCTACACCGCTCTCACGCGGCAGGCCTCGCTGCCGTACCCGGAACTGGTCGACGCGCTGTACGACCGCCACCGCGTCCCCGCCGCCTGGCGGCCCTACCCCGACACCGAGGACACCCTCAAGGAGCTCCGGAGCAGGGGCATCCCGGTCGCCGTCGTCAGCAACATCGGCTGGGACCTGCGCCCGGTCTTCCGCGACCACGGTGTGGAGCGCCTCGTCGACGCCTACGTCCTCTCCTTCGAGCACGGGATCCAGAAGCCGGACCCGGCGCTCTTCCGGGCCGCCTGCGACCGGCTCGGACTGCCGCCCGGCGATGTCCTGATGGTCGGCGACGACCGCGTCGCGGACGGTGGCGCCGCGGCCCTGGGCTGCCCGGTCCACCTGGTCGACCCCCTGCCCGCGGACCGGCGCCCGAGCGCGCTGACGGCGGTACTCGACCTGCTCGACTGA